GCGGCCATGGGCTGGGCTTTCCGGCGTTGCAGTGCAGACCATGGATCCACCACACACGGCAGGCGTTTTGGTTCGCCGACAAAAAGATGTCTGCCAACGCCTCCGTGGGCGAGATCAGAAGGCTCCACCGGCGTTACCAAGCCAGGTATGAAAGCCGGAAACAGTTTGAGGGTTTCAATAAGTTCGTCAGACTGGATGTCTATAGCGGATTGAGAATCCATGGCGCGCTCCTGGCCATGACCGGCCGGCAAGTAGGTGTTGGGCTATCACACACCTGCCGGGGGGTGTTGCCTACTGTCATATCTGACAGGTGAGCCTTGTTTTCAGATGAATGGTCGACTTGAGTGCATCAGGATTTGTGCAAGGTTTTCTGGCGCAGGATGTAAACCGTCACCAGCACCGCACTGGTCAACATGAACCCCCGCGCCCACGGCAGTGGCACCAGGTAGCACGAGAACAGAATGCTCGCCCACATCAGCCCGATCGCGTAGACCTTGCCCTTGAGCGGTATGCCGTTGCCATCGAGGTAATCGCGGATCCATGGCCCCAGCCGGGGATGCTCGACCAGCCATTGATAGAAACGCGGAGAGCTGCGCGCGAAACAGGCCGCGGCGAGCAGAAGGAAAGGGGTGGTGGGCAGGACGGGCAGGAAAATCCCGATCACCCCCAATGCCACGCTGAGCCAGCCGACGGCCAGCAAGAAGTAGCGCAACATCAGGGGGCGGTTGCCTATGGGGTTGTCCATAGGCCGGATCTTAGTGGTGACGTGGCTTGAGGATCGCCGGTTTTTCGTCGGGCGCCTGGCACAGCAGGTACAGCGCGGTCAGGGCTTCCGGGATCTGTACGATCATGTCGTCCATCAGGTTGGCGTCTTTGGCGATGTCTTCGAATTCTGGCTGTTCGTCGAACAGGCCCGAACCGACCATGATCGGCAGCAACATTTCGCTGACTTCTTCCTCGGCAGTTTCGAACCAGGCGGCCTCACGCAGGAACACGCCTTCCATGAAACCAATGCACCAGCCGCGCAATTCGGAATCGTCCGGCTCGTCGCCCAGATCCAGTTCGCATGGCAGTTCGAACTCTTCATCCGAGGCCAGTTGACGGGCGATGTGCGCCTTGAGGCCGATCAGGGTGGCTTCGATCTCTTCGCGCTGGGCGTCGCTGCTGTAATGCGGCTCTTCGGCGAACAGGGCGTCGATCCACTCACGCTCCGGTACGTCTTCAGCGCAGATCGACAGCGCGGTGAGGTAGCCGTGAGCGGCCACGTAATCCAGCGCCTCGTCATGCAGCTCGTCGGCGTCGAGGAAAACTTGCAGGCGGGTCAGTTGCTCAGCGAAGGACATTACGGGGCTACCTTGGGGAATAAACAATGCGGGAATTCTAGGCCTTCTTGCGCGCTCAAGCCAGCCGCATGGCAGATTTGACCTGCCATACCCTGCATACACCCTGTAGGAGCTGCCGAAGGCTGCGATCTTTTGATTTGCTTTTAATAAAGACAAGATCAAAAGATCGCAGCCTTCGGCAGCTCCTACACAGGTATCAGCGATTGTATCGACGGGTGTCGCCCTGCGCAGGGGAGGCCTCGGGTATACTGCCGCGTTTTGCGATCCCTGCCCGCATTACGCGTGTCACGTAATGCGCTCTTACGTTTTGTTTAAGCAGCCCTGACTGTTCTGAACCAGCCTGCGCAGGGATGTATCGGTAGATTTTTGGAGTTTTTATGCTCGAACAGGCTCAACGCGTCCTCAAGGACATCTTCGGCTACGACAGTTTCCGTGGCCGTCAGGGTGCAATCATTGAGCGCGTGGCCAGTGGCGGTGATGCGCTGGTGCTGATGCCTACCGGTGGCGGCAAGTCCCTGTGCTTTCAGGTGCCGGCGCTGTTGCGCGATGGCCTGGCGGTGGTGGTGTCGCCGCTGATCGCACTGATGGACGATCAGGTCGCCACCCTCGAAGAGCTGGGTGTGGCCGCTGCCGCGCTGAACTCCACCTTGAGCGCCGAGCAGCAGCGTGATCTGGCGGCGCGAATCAAGCGCGGTGAAGTGAAGATGTTGTATCTGGCGCCCGAGCGTCTGGTGCAGCCGCGCATGCTGTCGTTCCTGCAAGGCTTGAACATTGCGTTGTTCGCCATCGACGAAGCGCACTGCGTATCGCAATGGGGTCACGATTTCCGTCCGGAATACCTGCAACTGGGCCAGTTGGCCGAGATGTTTCCCGACGTGCCGCGCATCGCCCTGACCGCCACCGCCGACAAGCGCACCCGTGAAGAAATCGTCACCCGCCTGCACCTGCAAAATGCCGAGCGCTTCCTGTCGAGCTTCGACCGTCCGAATATCTTTTACCGCATCGTTCCCAAGGAGCAGCCGCGCAAGCAGTTGCTGGCGTTTTTGGCCGAGCGACGCAGCGATGCCGGCATCGTCTATTGCCTGTCGCGCAAGAAAGTCGAAGAAGTCGCAACGTTTCTGAGCGAGCAGGGCTTCCCGGCGCTGCCGTATCACGCCGGTTTGCCCAATGAGCTACGTGCCTTCAACCAGAAGCGCTTTCTCAACGAGGAAGGTCTGATCATGGTCGCCACTGTGGCGTTCGGCATGGGCATCGACAAGCCCAACGTGCGCTTTGTCGCCCACCTCGATCTACCGAAATCCCTTGAGGCGTATTACCAGGAAACCGGGCGCGGCGGCCGTGACGGCCTGCCGGCGGATGCGTGGATGGCCTACGGTCTGCAAGATGTGGTGATGCTCAAGCAGATGCTGCAGAACTCCGAAGGCGACGAGCGGCACAAGCGCCTGGAGCAACACAAGCTCGACGCGATGCTGTCGCTGTGCGAAGAAACCCGTTGCCGCCGTCAGACCCTGCTTGCGTACTTCGATGAAGACATGCCCGAACCGTGCGGCCATTGTGATAACTGTGTCGACGGCGTGCAGACCTGGGATGCCACCGAGCCAGCGCGTCAGGCGTTATCGGCGATTTTCCGCACGGGTCAGCGTTATGGCGTCGGTCATCTGGTTGACGTGCTGCTGGGCAAGGAAAACGAAAAAGTCCGCAGTTTTGGCCATCAACACCTGTCGGTGTACGGCGTCGGCAAGGCATTGAGCGAAAGCGAATGGCGCTCGCTGTTCCGCCAATTGGTCGCGCGCGGTCTGGCGGATGTCGACCACGAAGGCTATGGCGGTCTGCGTCTGAATGACAGTTGCCGGCCATTGCTCAAGGGCGAAGTCACGCTGGAACTGCGCCGCGACCTCAAACCGCAGGTCACCGCCAAAACTGCGAGCAAGAGCCCGGCCAGCCAACTGGTGCGCGGCGAAGAGCGCGAACAGTGGGAAGCCCTGCGCGCGCTGCGCCGCAAACTGGCCGAAGAACATGGCGTGCCGCCGTACGTCATCTTCCCCGATTCGACGTTGCTGGAAATGCTCCGCAGCCAACCGACTTCGCTGGCGGAAATGGCCCGGGTCAGCGGCGTTGGCGCGCGCAAGCTGGAACGCTATGGCGATGCCTTCCTCGAAGTGCTCGGCGGCGAGGTCGAGGCGCCGAAAGCGGTAGCCGACGTGCGCCACGAGTTGATCACTTTGGCCCGTGCGGGCATGACACCGCTGCAGATCGCCGGTCAGTTGCAGTGCTCGGAAAAGAACGTCTACACCATGCTCGCCGAGGCGATCGGCAAGCAGCAGTTGTCGCTGGAACAGGCGCTGGATTTGCCGGAAGAGCTGATGGGTGAAGTGCAGGATGCGTTCCTCGATGGTGAAGGTGAGCTGCCGTCCGTTGCCGAAGTGGCCGAGCTGTTTGCCGGGCGTGTTCCGGAGGGCGTGCTGTATTGCGTGCGGGCTGCACTGCAATCGGAATTCGAGATGTAATTTGGCCGTCGCCCCTCACCCCAACCCTCTCCCGGAGGGAGAGGGGGCCTACCGAGGTGTCTTGCGCTATACATCGACCTGAGAACCCGAGTCGATTATGGGTTCAGCGCCGATCTGCCACGTCGGCGTAATTCCCGAATATCCCCCATTCAGTCCCCTCTCCCTCCGGGAGAGGGCTAGGGTGAGGGGCCTCAAGATGTAACGATTCAGTACAGACCGCCACTTGCCTATAACTGCAGCTCATGCTTAGCTGGCTAATAATTAGAAATTCTTTATTTTCAGTCTAACCGTGAGTGTTTTATGCCGTTAACCGATCAACACCGCTTTGGCATGCAACTGGCCCAGATGTCCCGTGGCTGGCGTGCCGAACTGGATCGCCGACTGGCCGGGCTGGGGTTGTCCCAGGCGCGCTGGCTGGTGCTGCTGCATCTGGCGCGTTTTGAAGACGCGCCGACCCAGCGTGAGCTGGCGCAGAGCGTCGGCGTCGAAGGTCCGACCCTTGCGCGCTTGCTCGATAGTCTGGAAAGCCAGGGCCTGGTGCAACGCCAGTCCGTGATGGAAGACCGCCGGGCGAAAAAGATCGTCCTCTGCGCACCAGCCCTGCCGTTGATCGAACAAATCGAAACCATCGCCACACAGCTGCGTCATGAGTTGTTCGAAGGCGTCGACGAAGCGGATTTGAAGGTGTGCATGCGGGTTCACGGGCATATTCTGGCCAACCTGGAAAAATCTTGAGGCACATCCACGTGCCGGATCTTTGAGAGATCGCGCTGAGCCGACTATAAGAACTACTGGGCAATATCGTGTTCGTACCGGATGTGCGAACGCATAGAAGTCGGTTTTGCTTATTTAAGGGATGCTCATGCTCGCAAGTCGGCACGTGGTACTGCGCGGTGGCGCCAAATGGTTGCTGGTCGCCGGTGTTTTCAGCTATTCGGCCTGGTCGATGGCCTTGGGGCTGGGTGATATCACCGTTCATTCAGGCCTCAATCAGCCGCTCAAGGCCGACATTGCGTTGGTCGATGTCGGCGGGCTGACGCAAAACGATCTGGCGGTGCGTCTGGCCACGGCGGATGAATTCGCCGAGGCCGGGGTCGAGCGGGTGTTCTTTCTCAACGACCTCAAGTTCATCCCGATCCTGCATGGCAATCGCCAGATGATCCGGGTGACCTCCAGCAAACCGGTCAACGAACCCTTCCTGAATTTCCTCGTGCAGCTCGATCAGCCCAATGGCCGTTTGCTGCGTGAGTACACGGTGTTGATCGATCCGCCGGGTTCACCGGGTATCGTGCCGGCCACCGATGAGCCGGATCCGCGTGCGCAATCCTCCGCGTTTCCCACTGTCGAGCCTGTCGTGGCGGCGCCACAGGCGCCACAAGCCAAGCGCGATACCGTGCCAGCACCCACGCAGGCAACTTCGCCCGCCAACGATGCACTGGCCGAACAATTGGCGGCCAGTGTTCTGCTCAATCAGCAACAGCAGAAGACCATTGATGAACTGAGCGCAAAACTGCAGACACAGGATGTGCAGATTGCCGACGGCAAAAAGCAGATCAGTGACCTGCAAACACGCTTGGTCGAGCTGCAGAAAACGCCGCCACCGATCGTGCAAACCCCGGCACCGACTCCTGCGCCGGCTGTGGCGTCAGCGGAATCCAGCAATGACGGTTTGAACTGGCCATTGCTCGGCGGCCTGTTGCTGTTGTTGGGGGTGTTGGCCGGGTTGTTGGTGCACCGTCGACGGCAGCAACAGCAACAGCAACAGCAAGTTGCCGAGCCGCTGCCCCAGTTGCCGCAAGGCAATGAGGTAGACGTCGCTGAGGCAGAGAACGCCGATCCCGTCAGATCCCACGCTTCAGCCGAACACCGGGAAGAGCCGGCGGCTGGCGATGTGCTGGAGGCGGTGGGGATCTATCTGGCCTATGGCCGACTGGGCGAAGCGGCGGGTTTGCTGCGCGATGCCTTGCACAAGGAGCCTGCGCGCAGCGATATCGGTTTGCAGTTGCTTGAAGTTCTGGGCCGCCAGGGTGACAGCGCCGCGTATGAACAACAAGAAAGTCATTTGCGTGAGCTGGGCGTGGATGCCCAGACGTTGCAGGATGTTCGCACGCGGCACCCGAAACTGGCGGTTGCGGCACCGTTGGTCGCGGTGCCGCCCATTATTGCAGCGGCCCCGCTTGTCGCTGCTCCACCGGCACCTGAAGATGATTTCGAGCTGAATCTGGGCGAGCTGTCGATGGATTCCAGCTGGGACCTGGAAGACACTCGCCCGACTTCCGATGAGCCGCAGGCAGACACCTCGGCGCTCGGCTCCGGGCTGCAAGTCCTGCCTCAGGATTTCGAATTGCCCGAGCCCGAGTCCAGCGAAGAGGCCGAGTTGGAGTGGATCCCTGAATCGGATGCCGAGCCGCTGGATGAAGATTTTCTCAATGAGTTTGCTGATGCCAAGCCGTCACTGGCGTTGCAACCGCTGGATCTGCAGACACCAGAGCCGGTACATGACGAAAATTCCGGAAAGCTCGAACAGGCGCAGACGTGCATTGATGACGGCGATATCGACAGTGCGGTTGCGTTGCTCAATGAATTGCTCAAGGAAGGGGATGAGCCGTTGAAGCAAACGGCGAGGACGTTGCTGGCGGGGATTCGCTGAACCCCTGATCGATTTGCGGTGGATCCGATACCGCCTTCGCGAGCAGGCTCGCTCCCACATTGGAATGCGTTCCCCTGTGGGAGCGAGCCTGCTCGCGAAGACTGACCTTCAGTCAATATCAATTCCGAATCTGGATCAGAAGGTCTGCCCCAGATTCAGATAAACCGCCTGCTCATTCGCATCATTCAACCCATAACTGAAATTCAACGGCCCCAGCGGTGTGTCAAAACCGATAAACACGCTGGCGGCGTTGATGTAGCCACTGTCGAACTCATTGTCGTTGTTCCACGCCCGTCCACGCTCCAGCGAGGCACCGGCGTACAGCGGAAAATCCAGCGGCAGGTACGAGCGCGGCGTCAGACGGCGGTAATACACCGCGCGCATCAGGCTGATGTTCTGCCCGGAAATCGCGTCTTCACGGAAGCCCGACAACTGCCGCGCACCGCCGAGCAGGAAGCTTGAGGTCACCACGTTGGCATCATCCAGCGTACGCCCGTAGCGCCCGCCGAGTATCAGCGTATCCGGGCCATGGCTCATGGCCTTATCGACTTTAAAGTCCCACTGTCGATAGCGCGTGTCCGACCCCAGGCCCGGTTCAAACTGCGTCAGCGTCAGGCTGACGTCCTTGCCTTCGTGAGGGAAATACACGTTATCCAGCGAGTCGTACGAATACTTCAGCGCGTAGAAGCCTTCGTTGAAGTTTTCACTCGGCAGGTCCTGATCGCCAATCCGCACATCTGCCTTGCCCCAGGCCTCGCCAACACCGAAACGCACTTCGCCGTTGTTGCCGATCTGTCGGCCGAAGTTGAGGCCGAAACCGTAGCGCTCGACGCGATACTGCGCGATCGGGTCGTTGTCGAGTACCGCTTCAACGTTCTGCGCTTCGAACGAGGCGTACGGCGCGACGAAGTAGCGCGAGCCGACGTCCAGCGGTTGATAGAACTCGCTGTACAACTCTTGTTTGTCACCGATTTGCGCCCGAGTCAGCCATTCCGCACCGAGGCGGTTGATGCCATTGATGCGATAACTGGCGCCAAGGTTGAAGGCGCTGTCGCCGCGCATGTCGTCCGACAGATTGAGGCCGACCCGCAAGTAATCGGTGCCGCTGCGTTTGCCCCGGGCACTGATCACCAGTGTGTGATCCTGGCCTTTGTGCACCACGCGGTATTGCACCTGCTCGAAGTAGTCGAGGCCATACAAGGTGCCCATGTCCGAGTGCAATCGAGCCAGATCCAGTGGCTCGCCAATGTGCTGGCGTATGTAGTAGCGGATCACATCGTCGTCGACTTTTGAGTCGTTCTCGACGCGGATCGCGGTGATGATCGGCGTGCGCTGACCCGGCGAACGCGCGGCGTTGAGTTCGGCGTCCTGGGATTCTTTGGGTTTGAGGACGGCGAGGCGCGCATCGAGGATGCGGGTGGCGCGGTAACCGGCGTCGATCATCTCCTGTGCCTTGCCGAAATCGGTGACACCGAACGCTGCTAGCGCGGGTTGGATCAGCACATCGGAGGATTTCAGCGCGGCCAGTTGTTCTTCAGAGTTACTGCGGGTCATCAGGGTGATCGACTGGTTCAACACATCGACCACGGTGGTCAGTTGCTTGCGGTTGCGCAGTGGTGTGCCGATATCGACAACGATGGCCACGTCGACGCCCATTTCTCGCGCGACATCCAGCGGGATATTGTCAGTCATACCGCCGTCTACCAACAGTCGGCCGTCGAGCTCGACCGGGGCGAATACCGCCGGGATCGACATGCTGGCGCGGATCACCTGAGGCAAATGACCTTTGCGGAAGACCACTTTTTCGCCATTGGAAATGTCGGTGGCGACGGCGCGGAACGGGATCGGCAGTTTGTCGAAATTCCGGGTGTCGCTGGTGTGGGCCAATAGACTTTCCAGCAGCAACGAGAGGTTCTGGCCCTGAATCACGCCCAGGGGCAAGCCGAGACTACCGTCGTCGCGAAAGCTGAGTTTCTGTTTGACCAGAAAGTCGCGGTCATCCTGTTTACGCCGAAACGGCACGTCTTCACGCGGCGGGGCGTCGGACAGCGCGGCTTGCCAGTCGATGCTCAGCGCGAGTTTTTCCAGCTCATCGATCTTGTAACCCGAGGCGTACAAGCCACCGACCACCGCGCCCATGCTGGTGCCGGCAATCGCATCGATCTTGATGCCTTGCTCTTCCAGCGCCTTGAGCACACCGATATGCGCCAGCCCGCGCGCGGCACCGCCGGACAGCACCAGGCCGACTTTCGGTCGTGACGCCTCACTGGCATGGACAAGCAGGGGAAGGAAACCAAGCAGCAGGCAGAACAGCAGACGGCGCATTGTGAGTCTCGGGGCAAGCGTTAAAGCCGGCTATTATAGCGGCGCCCTCTGTCTCAGGAGTTCCAGCGAACATGACTGTCGCAAAAGCAGAAGTTGTCATCACCTATTGCACCCAATGCCAGTGGCTGCTGCGCGCCGCGTGGCTGGCGCAGGAGCTGCTCAGCACCTTTGCCGACGACCTCGGCAAAGTCTCGCTGGTGCCAGGCACCGGCGGGGTATTTCACATCACCTGCGCCGGCGTGCAGATCTGGGAACGCAAGGCCGACGGCGGTTTTCCCGAGGCCAAGGTCTTGAAGCAGCGGGTTCGCGATCAGATCGATCCTGACCGCGACCTCGGTCACAACGACCGCACTCAGTGAGACCCAGCCTCGGCGGCGACGGTTTTCTTGTCGGCATGGCCGGACATCCGCGCTGACACGACGATGGCAACAATGATCAACGCACCGCCGATCAACATCTTCGACGTCGGGTTTTCATTGAACAACAGCCAGGCGACGGTGATGCCGTAGACCGGCTCCAGCGCAAACACTACCGCCGCCGTGCGCGCCTTGATCACCGCCAGACTGGCAACGAACAGGCTGTGCGCGACGCCGGTACAGAACACCCCCAGCAGCGCAATCCACAGCCAGTCGAGTGCGCGCACTTCGCTCAGTTGCGGCGCTGCAACCGGGAGTAGGCACAGCGCCACCACGACGTTTTGGCACAGCGCCGCTTGCACCGCCGGAATCCGCCCGGAGCTGGCGCGGTTAGTTAGTGACAACAGCGAGAACAACAGTCCCGACAGCACCGACCAAAGCAAACCGATGGTCGCGCCGCTGCCCAGGTCGAACGCCGGGGTCACCAGAATCAGGCCGATGCTGACCAACACCACCAGCACAATTTCATTGGCACGGATGCGTTCGCGGAAAATCAGCCCTTCGAGAATCACCGTGAACGCCGGGAAACTGGCAAAGCCCAAGGTTGCGATGGCGACACCGGCGATCTTCACCGACAGGAAGAAACTCACCCAGTGCCCGGCCAGCAACACACCGCTGAGGGCCAGGCGCCGCCAGTCCATAGCCTGAAGTTTCTGCCAGCCGTGCTGTCTGGCAAAACGGGCGAAAAACGCCAGGGCGAGCACGGCGAAAGCCGCGCGACCGAAGACGATCACGGCGGGGGACGCAGCGGCGAGTTTGCCGAACACACCGGTCAGGCCAAACATCAAAGCACCGATATGCAGAGCGCCGAGGGCGGTACGCGGAGTCATTGCAATCCTTCTATCTTAAACGCGATTTCAACTGGAGGAGCAGCCTCCTGCAGCTCCTACATATTGAACCGGGTAACAGCCAGAAGTCTGTCGGCAGGCTATCGTCTTTTGTCGCCGGAATCGCGGCGAAGCTGGCCGGGCGACGAACCGAACTCGCGCAGGACGGCAGCCGAGAAGGCACTCTGCGAGCTGTAGCCGACGCGACTGGCAATCTCGCCAATCGGCAGTGCGGTGTCGCGCAGCAGTTGCACCGCCAGATGCAAGCGTCGACTGCGGATGTAATCCATCGGCGTCTGCCCGCATTCGGCCATGAACCGTGCATGCATGCGGGCATTGGACAATCCGGCGACCCGTGCCAGATCGGCGACTTGCAGCGGATAAGCGGCGTGTTGTTCGATGTGTGCATCCAGCGCGGCATAGGGCAGGCGGCGGGCGGCAACTTCGGCAGGCTGCGAGTGATTAAGACTGGCCAGCAGCAACACTGCGCCTTGTTGCGCGATCAACGGATCGCTCACCGGACTGTTCGCCAGCCAGCTGACCAACTGGTTTTGCCCGGAATCCAGCGACAGGCGCGCGGGCTGATCGAGCAAACGATGACTGGCATCGGCATGCTCGCCCAATGAGTCCGTCACCCACTGCCCATTCGGGATATCCAGCACCAGACAGCGGCTGCCGTCGGGACTGCCGCAGGCATGATGCGCACCGGACGGAATCACCACAAAACTCTGCTGACGCACCTGGCTGCCGCAACCCTCGACCTCGAAATCCAGCGCACCGGACAGCCCGAACACCAATTGCGCGTGGTCGTGGCTGTGGACGATCAGGTCGTGGGTGTACTGACGCAGGGTGAGGATCGGTCGCATGGCAGGTTGTCTCCGAAGTGATCGCCAGTCTACACCGACGCACGCGCAATGCGTTGTCACACGACTGACTCACGCTTGTCATGGTCGATTAACCGGGCAGGCGCACAGTGGCGAAAACATCGCAGAGGGTTGCCCATGACCAGCGCCGAGCTCGCCAGACCCAGTCGCAAACAACGGGTGCGAACCCTGTGGATCTCCGACGTGCACCTGGGCACACGGGATTGCCAGGCCGAGCACTTGTCGCAATTTCTCAAGGGCTACCATGCCGACAAGATTTACCTGGTCGGCGACATCATTGACGGCTGGAAGCTGCGCGGCGGCATGTACTGGCCACAAGCGCACACCAACGTGATCCGCCGCTTGCTGACCATGAGCAAGCGCGGCACCGAAGTGATCTACGTCACCGGCAACCATGACGAATTCCTGCGGCGTTATTCGAAGCTGATTCTGGGCAATATCCAACTGGTCGACGAGGCGGTGCATGTCACCGCAGACGGTCGGCATCTGCTGGTGATTCACGGCGATCAGTTCGATGTGATCACCCGCTATCACCGCTGGCTGGCCTTCCTCGGCGACTCCGCCTACGAATTCACCCTGACCCTCAATCGCTGGCTCAACCACTGGCGGGCGCGCTATGGCTACGGTTACTGGTCGCTGTCGGCGTACCTCAAGCACAAGGTGAAAACGGCGGTGAGTTTCATCAGCGACTTTGAAGAAGCCATTGCCCATGAGTGCGTGAAGCGCGAGTTGCATGGCGTGGTGTGCGGGCACATTCACCACGCCGAGATCCGCAAGGTGGGGGAGGTGGATTACCTCAATTGCGGCGATTGGGTGGAGTCGTGCACGGCGTTGATCGAGCATTGGGATGGCACGATCGAGTTGTATCGGCTGGCGGATGCGCAGGCGCGGGAGGCGGAGCTCAAGGCTGCCAAAGTCGCTGAACTCGCATAATGCTCTGGTGATTGAGAGGGCCTCATCGCGAGCAGGCTCACTCCTACAGGGGTACGCATTTCAACTGTAGGAGTGAGCCTGCTCGCGATGAACCGCGCAGCGGTTCCCGAGGATGATTACGCTGGCGAGAGTTCCTCCATCGCCGCTTTGTAAATCGAGTTCTTCGGCTGCGCAAACAACCGTTCCATCATCGGCTCAAAGAAGCTCAACGGCAGCGTGTCATAGTCAGGATCAAACGCCGCCGCATCGTATTTGGCACAGAACTCGGCGGTCGCCTGAAACTGCGGATGACCGGCGAACTGCTCACGCAGATGCCGATCCATGCCCAGATGATGAAAGAAGTAATACCCCTGAAACACCCCGTGCTTCTCGACCATCCACAGATTTTCGGCACTGACGAACGGCTTGAGAATCGCCGCAGCAATGTCCGGATGGTTATACGAGCCCAGTGTGTCGCCAATGTCATGCAGCAGTGCACAAACCACATATTCTTCGTCGCGGCCATCACGAAAGGCGCGGGTCGCGGTTTGCAGTGAGTGGGTCAGACGATCCACCGGAAAGCCGCCGAAATCGCCTTCCAGCAGTTTCAGGTGAGTCAGGATTCGCGAAGGCAGTTGTTTGGCGTAGGCACTGAAATCTGCGGCGATGATCGCCCAGTCTTCTTGGGTGCCGTCTTTCATATGGGTGAAGCGGGCATTGGCATTCATTGGCTGACCCTCATTCAGAACGCCACGCGACCCAGAATCATGTCGCGGTACATGACGAAGTCGCCGAGCAGGCTGTACAGCGGATGCTGGAAAGTCGCCGGGCGGTTCTTTTCAAAAAAGAAGTGCCCGACCCAGGCAAAACTGTAACCGGCCAGCGGCACCGCCAATAGCAGCAGCCACGCGCCTTTGGCGATGGTCATCGCCAGTATGAAAATCACCAGTGTCGTGCCGATGAAATGCAGGCGCCGACAGGTGCTGTTGCTGTGTTCGCTGAGATAATACGGATAGAACTCAGCGAAGCTGTTGAAATGCTTGATGTTTTCCACGACCGCGTTCTCTGTGGTTATTGTTCTGGCGACGAGTTGTTCTGCGGGTAGCTTATTTGAGTCTAGAGTGATCATTGGCGTGGGCCAGTGACAATCGGCGCCACTTTAGTATCCTTCGCAAATCAGGCCGTAACATGCGGCCCCTCATGTAAAAGAAAAACGCCATGAGCGAACGAACGACTTCTGCAAGCTGGGCGATGGGGATTGTCAAAGCATTGGAGATGGACGGCCTGGATTGCCGGGTTCTGTTCAAGCAGCTGGGGCTTGATTACACGGCTCTGGATGATCCGGATGCGCGCTTCCCGCAAGATTCCATGACCCGCCTCTGGCAACGGGCAGTCGAGCTGTCCGGCAACCCGGCGATTGGCCTGAACATGGGCAAGGTGGTGCGACCGGCGTCGTTTCATGTCGCCGGCTATGCACTGATGTCGAGCAATACCCTGGCCGAAGGCTTCCAGCGACTGGTGCGTTATCAGCGCATCATCGCCGAGAGCGCCGATCTGAGTTTTCGGTTACTTGATGAAGGTTATGCGCTGATTCTGACGGTGCACGGCGATCATCTGCCGCCGACCCGGCAAAGTGCCGAAGCCTCGCTGGCCTGTGCACTGGGCCT
This region of Pseudomonas sp. R84 genomic DNA includes:
- a CDS encoding FimV/HubP family polar landmark protein; translated protein: MLASRHVVLRGGAKWLLVAGVFSYSAWSMALGLGDITVHSGLNQPLKADIALVDVGGLTQNDLAVRLATADEFAEAGVERVFFLNDLKFIPILHGNRQMIRVTSSKPVNEPFLNFLVQLDQPNGRLLREYTVLIDPPGSPGIVPATDEPDPRAQSSAFPTVEPVVAAPQAPQAKRDTVPAPTQATSPANDALAEQLAASVLLNQQQQKTIDELSAKLQTQDVQIADGKKQISDLQTRLVELQKTPPPIVQTPAPTPAPAVASAESSNDGLNWPLLGGLLLLLGVLAGLLVHRRRQQQQQQQQVAEPLPQLPQGNEVDVAEAENADPVRSHASAEHREEPAAGDVLEAVGIYLAYGRLGEAAGLLRDALHKEPARSDIGLQLLEVLGRQGDSAAYEQQESHLRELGVDAQTLQDVRTRHPKLAVAAPLVAVPPIIAAAPLVAAPPAPEDDFELNLGELSMDSSWDLEDTRPTSDEPQADTSALGSGLQVLPQDFELPEPESSEEAELEWIPESDAEPLDEDFLNEFADAKPSLALQPLDLQTPEPVHDENSGKLEQAQTCIDDGDIDSAVALLNELLKEGDEPLKQTARTLLAGIR
- the recQ gene encoding DNA helicase RecQ yields the protein MLEQAQRVLKDIFGYDSFRGRQGAIIERVASGGDALVLMPTGGGKSLCFQVPALLRDGLAVVVSPLIALMDDQVATLEELGVAAAALNSTLSAEQQRDLAARIKRGEVKMLYLAPERLVQPRMLSFLQGLNIALFAIDEAHCVSQWGHDFRPEYLQLGQLAEMFPDVPRIALTATADKRTREEIVTRLHLQNAERFLSSFDRPNIFYRIVPKEQPRKQLLAFLAERRSDAGIVYCLSRKKVEEVATFLSEQGFPALPYHAGLPNELRAFNQKRFLNEEGLIMVATVAFGMGIDKPNVRFVAHLDLPKSLEAYYQETGRGGRDGLPADAWMAYGLQDVVMLKQMLQNSEGDERHKRLEQHKLDAMLSLCEETRCRRQTLLAYFDEDMPEPCGHCDNCVDGVQTWDATEPARQALSAIFRTGQRYGVGHLVDVLLGKENEKVRSFGHQHLSVYGVGKALSESEWRSLFRQLVARGLADVDHEGYGGLRLNDSCRPLLKGEVTLELRRDLKPQVTAKTASKSPASQLVRGEEREQWEALRALRRKLAEEHGVPPYVIFPDSTLLEMLRSQPTSLAEMARVSGVGARKLERYGDAFLEVLGGEVEAPKAVADVRHELITLARAGMTPLQIAGQLQCSEKNVYTMLAEAIGKQQLSLEQALDLPEELMGEVQDAFLDGEGELPSVAEVAELFAGRVPEGVLYCVRAALQSEFEM
- a CDS encoding YecA family protein is translated as MSFAEQLTRLQVFLDADELHDEALDYVAAHGYLTALSICAEDVPEREWIDALFAEEPHYSSDAQREEIEATLIGLKAHIARQLASDEEFELPCELDLGDEPDDSELRGWCIGFMEGVFLREAAWFETAEEEVSEMLLPIMVGSGLFDEQPEFEDIAKDANLMDDMIVQIPEALTALYLLCQAPDEKPAILKPRHH
- a CDS encoding MarR family transcriptional regulator; translated protein: MPLTDQHRFGMQLAQMSRGWRAELDRRLAGLGLSQARWLVLLHLARFEDAPTQRELAQSVGVEGPTLARLLDSLESQGLVQRQSVMEDRRAKKIVLCAPALPLIEQIETIATQLRHELFEGVDEADLKVCMRVHGHILANLEKS
- a CDS encoding YbaN family protein; translation: MDNPIGNRPLMLRYFLLAVGWLSVALGVIGIFLPVLPTTPFLLLAAACFARSSPRFYQWLVEHPRLGPWIRDYLDGNGIPLKGKVYAIGLMWASILFSCYLVPLPWARGFMLTSAVLVTVYILRQKTLHKS